In Anopheles gambiae chromosome 2, idAnoGambNW_F1_1, whole genome shotgun sequence, a single window of DNA contains:
- the LOC1275782 gene encoding uncharacterized protein LOC1275782 isoform X1 produces the protein MSENRGFGFGCREAPDICDKFLENQGYYRKHTALDSSSLFRVVSEQQYSIQLHHEEVRKQCVNYMHANRAQFKKDIKWDFEGYLENMSRLKTHGTLVELKALAHLHKANVRLFEPFADGKWFLQNDSYDNLWRVFIGRNNHFDSIYTMDHITNMAECQAIVYDILYTKVLLMPDVQYAVERMLHDPEDHRITYDEDEQGSKVVTTEDGRQMKLSAASETECVLKNSQLCHFHNITNFDAIQQFFAIHGSAEGYRVYVGLNVRQGVRKPNPLLEDQNLSCVRQLLNLGITPFPYKVAKALDRNIYRNVEFDVWHEIRAEKWKAHLLQIAHKAHNENQIDQTRQSYEDRYMHEGNRRVKRIEFVKNPFIEPSEINEVIDAIAEDEPPAQQLNTNEVADPHLALVPYPVEQCGYLPPSVQFGDTNAVGVVASDQNQFPLGDKNGQCSAGGVGCCTILPFYPIAPMTFRALPGLNQIQQQLPAIMPNNNQQLVSEQHQQQLAFVPNSSTVIKTSNECSMLYHMQQTQITQQVLQHQIQQQQLQQQQQLQQQQQLQQQQQLQQQQQLQQQQQLQQQQQLQQQQQLQQQQQLQQQHQQLQHQEQQEHQQQQQHQQQQQQPQIICPYVPIAGHAPYIHGCIYNCVPNVGEASNHGTIALAYDINPLNSPPPFNCAQFWPNN, from the exons ATGAGTGAGAATCGTGGGTTTGGTTTCGGGTGTCGAGAAGCCCCGGATATTTGCGACAAGTTTTTGGAAAACCAAGGATACTACCGCAAACACACAGCATTAGATTCGTCCTCGCTGTTCCGCGTCGTCTCCGAACAGCAGTACAGCATCCAGTTACACCACGAGGAAGTCCGCAAGCAATGTGTAAACTACATGCACGCCAATAGAGCGCAATTTAAAAAG GATATCAAGTGGGACTTTGAAGGGTATTTGGAAAATATGAGTCGGCTGAAAACGCACGGTACCCTGGTGGAACTGAAAGCCTTGGCGCATCTGCACAA AGCCAATGTTCGCTTGTTCGAACCGTTTGCCGATGGAAAATGGTTCCTGCAGAATGATTCGTACGATAATCTTTGGAGAGTGTTTATCGGGCGTAATAATCATTTCGATTCGATTTATACCATGGACCACATTACTAATATGGCCGAATGCCAGG CGATAGTGTATGACATACTGTACACGAAGGTGTTGCTAATGCCTGACGTGCAGTATGCGGTTGAGCGGATGCTGCACGATCCTGAAGATCACAGGATCACGTACGACGAAGACGAGCAGGGTAGCAAAGTCGTCACAACAGAAGATGGCCGACAAATGAAGCTGAGCGCGGCTAGCGAAACGGAATGCGTGCTGAAGAATTCGCAACTGTGTCATTTCCATAACATAACAAACTTTGATGCGATTCAGCAGTTCTTCGCCATCCATGGTTCGGCCGAGGGCTACCGTGTGTACGTTGGGCTGAACGTGCGCCAGGGTGTAAGGAAGCCGAATCCGTTGCTGGAGGACCAAAACTTGTCCTGCGTGCGTCAGTTGCTGAACCTAGGCATTACGCCGTTCCCGTACAAGGTGGCCAAAGCACTCGATCGTAACATCTACCGGAACGTGGAGTTTGACGTGTGGCACGAGATCCGGGCGGAGAAATGGAAAGCACATCTTTTGCAG ATAGCACACAAAGCACATAACGAGAACCAAATCGATCAAACGAGACAATCTTACGAAGATAGATATATGCATGAAG GCAATCGTCGTGTCAAGCGTATAGAATTCGTTAAAAATCCGTTTATAGAGCCGTCCGAGATAAATGAAGTGATCGATGCCATAGCGGAAGACGAGCCCCCTGCACAGCAATTGAACACAAACGAAGTAGCCGATCCTCATCTGGCACTTGTGCCCTATCCGGTGGAGCAGTGCGGGTATCTTCCGCCGTCAGTTCAGTTCGGCGACACGAACGCGGTTGGTGTGGTTGCCTCCGATCAAAACCAATTTCCATTGGGTGACAAGAACGGGCAGTGTTCTGCAGGAGGGGTAGGATGCTGTACAATTCTCCCGTTCTACCCTATTGCTCCAATG ACATTTCGTGCATTACCTGGACTGAATCAaatacagcagcagctgcccgCCATTATGCCAAATAACAATCAACAGCTTGTTTCtgaacagcatcaacagcaactGGCATTTGTGCCGAACTCCTCCACGGTGATTAAAACTTCCAACGAATGTTCAATGCTGTACCATATGCAACAAACTCAGATAACTCAGCAGGTGTTGCAGCATcaaatacaacagcagcagctccagcaacagcagcagctccagcaacagcagcagctccagcaacagcagcagctccagcaacagcagcagctccagcaacagcagcagctccagcaacagcagcagctccagcaacagcagcagctccagcaacagcagcagctccagcaacagcaccaacagctGCAGCACCAAGAACAGCAGgaacaccaacagcagcagcaacaccaacagcagcagcagcaaccgcagaTCATTTGCCCATACGTTCCGATTGCTGGACATGCACCGTACATACATGGGTGCATTTATAACTGTGTGCCAAACGTAGGGGAAGCAAGCA ATCATGGTACAATAGCGTTGGCGTACGATATAAATCCGTTGAATTCGCCGCCGCCTTTCAATTGTGCTCAATTTTGGCCCAACAATTAA
- the LOC1275782 gene encoding putative bifunctional UDP-N-acetylglucosamine transferase and deubiquitinase ALG13 isoform X2 has product MSENRGFGFGCREAPDICDKFLENQGYYRKHTALDSSSLFRVVSEQQYSIQLHHEEVRKQCVNYMHANRAQFKKDIKWDFEGYLENMSRLKTHGTLVELKALAHLHKANVRLFEPFADGKWFLQNDSYDNLWRVFIGRNNHFDSIYTMDHITNMAECQAIVYDILYTKVLLMPDVQYAVERMLHDPEDHRITYDEDEQGSKVVTTEDGRQMKLSAASETECVLKNSQLCHFHNITNFDAIQQFFAIHGSAEGYRVYVGLNVRQGVRKPNPLLEDQNLSCVRQLLNLGITPFPYKVAKALDRNIYRNVEFDVWHEIRAEKWKAHLLQIAHKAHNENQIDQTRQSYEDRYMHEGNRRVKRIEFVKNPFIEPSEINEVIDAIAEDEPPAQQLNTNEVADPHLALVPYPVEQCGYLPPSVQFGDTNAVGVVASDQNQFPLGDKNGQCSAGGVGCCTILPFYPIAPMTFRALPGLNQIQQQLPAIMPNNNQQLVSEQHQQQLAFVPNSSTHQIQQQQLQQQQQLQQQQQLQQQQQLQQQQQLQQQQQLQQQQQLQQQQQLQQQQQLQQQHQQLQHQEQQEHQQQQQHQQQQQQPQIICPYVPIAGHAPYIHGCIYNCVPNVGEASNHGTIALAYDINPLNSPPPFNCAQFWPNN; this is encoded by the exons ATGAGTGAGAATCGTGGGTTTGGTTTCGGGTGTCGAGAAGCCCCGGATATTTGCGACAAGTTTTTGGAAAACCAAGGATACTACCGCAAACACACAGCATTAGATTCGTCCTCGCTGTTCCGCGTCGTCTCCGAACAGCAGTACAGCATCCAGTTACACCACGAGGAAGTCCGCAAGCAATGTGTAAACTACATGCACGCCAATAGAGCGCAATTTAAAAAG GATATCAAGTGGGACTTTGAAGGGTATTTGGAAAATATGAGTCGGCTGAAAACGCACGGTACCCTGGTGGAACTGAAAGCCTTGGCGCATCTGCACAA AGCCAATGTTCGCTTGTTCGAACCGTTTGCCGATGGAAAATGGTTCCTGCAGAATGATTCGTACGATAATCTTTGGAGAGTGTTTATCGGGCGTAATAATCATTTCGATTCGATTTATACCATGGACCACATTACTAATATGGCCGAATGCCAGG CGATAGTGTATGACATACTGTACACGAAGGTGTTGCTAATGCCTGACGTGCAGTATGCGGTTGAGCGGATGCTGCACGATCCTGAAGATCACAGGATCACGTACGACGAAGACGAGCAGGGTAGCAAAGTCGTCACAACAGAAGATGGCCGACAAATGAAGCTGAGCGCGGCTAGCGAAACGGAATGCGTGCTGAAGAATTCGCAACTGTGTCATTTCCATAACATAACAAACTTTGATGCGATTCAGCAGTTCTTCGCCATCCATGGTTCGGCCGAGGGCTACCGTGTGTACGTTGGGCTGAACGTGCGCCAGGGTGTAAGGAAGCCGAATCCGTTGCTGGAGGACCAAAACTTGTCCTGCGTGCGTCAGTTGCTGAACCTAGGCATTACGCCGTTCCCGTACAAGGTGGCCAAAGCACTCGATCGTAACATCTACCGGAACGTGGAGTTTGACGTGTGGCACGAGATCCGGGCGGAGAAATGGAAAGCACATCTTTTGCAG ATAGCACACAAAGCACATAACGAGAACCAAATCGATCAAACGAGACAATCTTACGAAGATAGATATATGCATGAAG GCAATCGTCGTGTCAAGCGTATAGAATTCGTTAAAAATCCGTTTATAGAGCCGTCCGAGATAAATGAAGTGATCGATGCCATAGCGGAAGACGAGCCCCCTGCACAGCAATTGAACACAAACGAAGTAGCCGATCCTCATCTGGCACTTGTGCCCTATCCGGTGGAGCAGTGCGGGTATCTTCCGCCGTCAGTTCAGTTCGGCGACACGAACGCGGTTGGTGTGGTTGCCTCCGATCAAAACCAATTTCCATTGGGTGACAAGAACGGGCAGTGTTCTGCAGGAGGGGTAGGATGCTGTACAATTCTCCCGTTCTACCCTATTGCTCCAATG ACATTTCGTGCATTACCTGGACTGAATCAaatacagcagcagctgcccgCCATTATGCCAAATAACAATCAACAGCTTGTTTCtgaacagcatcaacagcaactGGCATTTGTGCCGAACTCCTCCACG CATcaaatacaacagcagcagctccagcaacagcagcagctccagcaacagcagcagctccagcaacagcagcagctccagcaacagcagcagctccagcaacagcagcagctccagcaacagcagcagctccagcaacagcagcagctccagcaacagcagcagctccagcaacagcaccaacagctGCAGCACCAAGAACAGCAGgaacaccaacagcagcagcaacaccaacagcagcagcagcaaccgcagaTCATTTGCCCATACGTTCCGATTGCTGGACATGCACCGTACATACATGGGTGCATTTATAACTGTGTGCCAAACGTAGGGGAAGCAAGCA ATCATGGTACAATAGCGTTGGCGTACGATATAAATCCGTTGAATTCGCCGCCGCCTTTCAATTGTGCTCAATTTTGGCCCAACAATTAA